The following proteins are encoded in a genomic region of Hoeflea phototrophica DFL-43:
- a CDS encoding pyruvate, water dikinase regulatory protein: MEQVKNYFHLHLISDSTGETLMAAGRAAAAQFQGAQALEHVYPLIRTRKQLFAVLDAIDGAPGIVLYTIVDSELAAIIELKCRDMGLPSVSVLEPVINVFQSYLGAPSRRRVGAQHAMGEDYFKRIDALNFTLDHDDGQLPADFDEADLVIIGISRTSKTPTSIYLANRGIKTANIPIVHGVPLPEGLITAKKPLVVGLIASVDRIAQVRQNRVLGSTAGYQGEHYTDRSLISEELKYARSLCERHNWPAIDVTRRSIEETAAAILALRPKWR, translated from the coding sequence GTGGAGCAGGTTAAAAACTATTTCCATCTGCATCTGATCTCCGATTCGACAGGCGAAACCCTGATGGCCGCTGGCCGCGCTGCTGCAGCACAATTTCAGGGCGCGCAGGCACTTGAGCACGTCTATCCGTTGATCAGAACGCGCAAGCAGCTCTTTGCGGTTCTCGACGCCATCGATGGAGCGCCTGGAATTGTGCTCTATACGATTGTGGATTCAGAACTTGCCGCCATCATTGAACTCAAATGCCGCGACATGGGCCTTCCCAGTGTCTCGGTGCTCGAACCGGTCATCAATGTCTTTCAATCCTATCTCGGTGCCCCGTCTCGCCGCCGGGTCGGTGCCCAGCATGCGATGGGCGAGGATTACTTCAAACGCATCGATGCGCTCAATTTCACCCTTGATCACGACGACGGGCAATTACCTGCGGACTTTGATGAAGCCGATCTTGTGATCATCGGTATCAGCCGGACGTCCAAGACCCCAACCTCGATCTATCTTGCAAATCGTGGAATCAAGACCGCAAACATCCCTATCGTTCATGGGGTACCCTTGCCCGAAGGGTTGATCACCGCGAAGAAGCCACTGGTCGTTGGCCTGATCGCGTCGGTTGACCGGATAGCACAGGTCCGGCAGAACCGTGTTCTCGGGTCAACCGCTGGCTATCAGGGTGAGCACTATACCGACCGGTCATTGATCAGCGAGGAGCTCAAATATGCCCGTTCGCTGTGTGAACGGCACAACTGGCCCGCGATCGATGTGACCCGCCGCTCGATCGAGGAGACTGCCGCCGCGATTCTTGCCTTGCGGCCAAAGTGGCGCTAA
- a CDS encoding Maf-like protein: protein MSTKLVLASASPFRKALLQNAGLSFVAEAADIDERAIEDTLGAMDPEDVAIILAEAKAQDVSARHPGCVVIGSDQTLALEGEVFHKPKDMEDARRRLLKLSGRTHQLNSAVVLARDGETLWRHVSVARMTMRQLDPGFIGRHLASAGDRILSSVGAYQYEGEGIQLFERIEGAYFTIIGLPMLPLLAELRSLEVIDG, encoded by the coding sequence ATGTCGACCAAGCTTGTTCTTGCCTCCGCAAGCCCATTCAGAAAAGCGCTCCTGCAAAATGCCGGGCTCAGCTTTGTCGCGGAAGCCGCCGACATCGATGAACGCGCCATCGAGGATACGCTTGGCGCGATGGACCCGGAAGATGTTGCGATCATCCTCGCCGAGGCGAAGGCCCAGGATGTCTCAGCCCGGCATCCGGGCTGCGTTGTCATCGGATCGGACCAGACGCTGGCGCTTGAAGGTGAAGTCTTTCACAAGCCGAAAGACATGGAAGATGCCAGACGCCGGCTGCTCAAGCTCTCAGGCAGGACGCATCAGCTCAACAGCGCGGTGGTGCTTGCACGCGATGGTGAAACGCTTTGGCGCCACGTGTCCGTTGCCCGCATGACCATGCGCCAGCTCGACCCGGGATTCATTGGCCGCCACCTTGCCAGTGCCGGAGACAGAATCCTGTCTTCAGTGGGTGCCTATCAATATGAAGGCGAGGGCATCCAGCTGTTCGAGCGGATAGAAGGTGCTTACTTCACCATCATCGGCCTGCCGATGTTGCCTCTGCTCGCCGAACTGCGCAGTCTGGAGGTGATCGATGGCTGA
- a CDS encoding shikimate dehydrogenase, with the protein MADQNPLHPRAFVIGDPISHSRSPLIHRHWLETAGIKGSYDPVHIRESDLKRFVAALKDGTSSYAGGNVTLPHKQAIADLVDNIDETAKQIGAVNTVWLEAGRLCATNTDSHGFSANLDELEPGWDRGKTAVVFGAGGASRAILHALKARGFTSIRIVNRTLARAQELSDRFGGGVSAHSIDELDDVSSGANLFVNTTSLGMGGTPVPDIDFSRLATGALVTDIVYVPLVTPIMAMAASQGLATVDGLGMLLHQAAPGFEKWFGRTPAVTKSLRDLVIADIEAH; encoded by the coding sequence ATGGCTGATCAAAATCCGCTACATCCCCGTGCCTTCGTGATTGGCGATCCGATCAGCCATTCCCGCTCGCCATTGATCCACCGGCATTGGCTCGAAACGGCGGGAATCAAAGGCTCGTATGATCCGGTCCATATCCGCGAATCAGACCTCAAGCGCTTTGTCGCTGCGCTCAAGGATGGGACATCGAGCTATGCCGGCGGAAATGTAACCCTTCCGCACAAACAGGCGATCGCCGACCTCGTCGACAACATTGACGAAACCGCAAAGCAAATCGGCGCGGTCAACACAGTGTGGCTCGAAGCTGGCCGCCTCTGCGCCACCAACACGGATTCACATGGATTTTCGGCAAACCTCGATGAGCTGGAACCTGGCTGGGATCGCGGCAAGACCGCTGTGGTGTTCGGCGCTGGAGGCGCCAGTCGCGCCATCCTCCATGCGCTCAAGGCGCGGGGTTTTACCTCGATCCGGATCGTCAACCGCACCCTCGCTCGTGCACAGGAATTGTCCGACCGCTTTGGTGGTGGTGTTTCCGCCCACAGCATTGATGAGCTGGATGATGTGAGCTCCGGTGCGAACCTGTTTGTCAACACAACCTCGCTTGGAATGGGTGGCACACCGGTACCCGACATCGACTTCTCCAGATTGGCCACCGGCGCCTTGGTCACGGACATTGTTTATGTTCCGTTGGTCACCCCCATCATGGCAATGGCTGCGAGCCAGGGTCTCGCAACGGTCGATGGACTTGGAATGTTGCTGCATCAGGCCGCTCCCGGTTTTGAGAAATGGTTTGGCAGGACGCCGGCCGTGACCAAATCCCTGCGCGATCTGGTCATCGCCGATATTGAGGCCCACTGA
- the coaE gene encoding dephospho-CoA kinase (Dephospho-CoA kinase (CoaE) performs the final step in coenzyme A biosynthesis.) has protein sequence MIVIGLTGSIGMGKSTTAEMFKAAGVPVISADEIVHELYRGDAVKLVEAAFPGSTSAGIVDRQALLEILLRDPAGFKRLEAIIHPLVREREHAFLNQARIDGHAMALLDIPLLYETGGEKRVDTVVVVSCDPDIQRQRVLARPGMTEDKFDSIVARQLPDAEKRARADFVIDTGKGLEPARWQVADIISQLGENHQD, from the coding sequence ATGATTGTCATTGGTCTCACAGGATCCATCGGCATGGGAAAGTCCACCACTGCCGAGATGTTCAAGGCGGCCGGTGTTCCGGTGATCAGCGCCGACGAGATTGTTCACGAACTCTACCGCGGTGACGCAGTCAAGTTGGTAGAAGCGGCTTTTCCGGGCTCCACCTCAGCCGGTATCGTTGATCGTCAGGCACTGTTGGAAATCCTTCTGCGCGATCCGGCCGGCTTCAAACGGCTCGAAGCCATCATCCATCCGCTGGTGCGTGAACGCGAGCATGCTTTTCTTAATCAAGCCCGGATTGACGGCCATGCAATGGCGCTGCTCGACATCCCGCTGCTTTATGAAACCGGCGGGGAAAAGCGGGTTGATACCGTTGTCGTGGTAAGCTGTGATCCGGATATCCAGCGCCAGCGTGTTCTGGCCCGGCCGGGGATGACTGAGGACAAATTCGACTCTATTGTTGCCAGGCAGTTGCCCGATGCTGAAAAGCGCGCTCGCGCCGATTTCGTGATCGACACGGGAAAGGGCCTTGAGCCAGCGCGCTGGCAAGTTGCCGACATCATCAGCCAGCTTGGCGAAAACCATCAGGACTAG
- the dnaQ gene encoding DNA polymerase III subunit epsilon yields the protein MREIVFDTETTGLDNKVDRIIEIGCVELENQFPTGRSLHLFINPDGRAVHPDALAVHGITDQFLADKPVFADLADEIAAFFDGAHYVAHNANFDMGFLNAEFDRIGLPPVDPGLVIDTLALARRRHPMGPNSLDALCRRYGIDNAHRTKHGALLDAELLTDVYIEMRGGRQAALGLSSAEAGNKTEESESVVIEIGERPGKLPERLTAGELEAHSTLVNRIGADALWLKANRT from the coding sequence ATGCGCGAAATCGTTTTCGACACTGAAACAACGGGCCTCGACAACAAGGTTGACCGGATTATCGAGATTGGCTGCGTTGAGCTTGAAAACCAGTTCCCGACTGGTCGGTCCCTGCACCTGTTCATCAATCCCGATGGCCGGGCTGTTCATCCCGATGCGCTGGCAGTGCACGGCATCACCGATCAGTTCTTGGCTGACAAGCCGGTGTTTGCCGACCTTGCCGATGAAATAGCCGCTTTTTTCGATGGCGCCCATTACGTCGCGCACAACGCCAATTTTGACATGGGGTTTTTGAACGCCGAATTTGATCGTATCGGGTTGCCACCTGTCGATCCAGGACTGGTCATTGACACCTTGGCACTTGCCCGCCGGCGGCATCCGATGGGCCCCAATTCGCTGGATGCTTTGTGCCGCCGTTATGGCATCGACAACGCCCACCGCACCAAACATGGCGCGCTGCTTGATGCCGAACTGCTGACGGACGTCTATATCGAGATGCGCGGCGGCCGGCAGGCGGCACTGGGTCTGTCTTCGGCAGAAGCCGGTAACAAGACGGAAGAATCGGAGAGTGTTGTCATCGAAATCGGCGAGAGGCCCGGCAAACTGCCTGAGCGGCTTACCGCTGGCGAACTCGAGGCCCATTCAACACTGGTGAACCGGATCGGTGCTGATGCGCTGTGGCTCAAGGCCAATCGGACCTGA